The Streptococcus pantholopis genome has a segment encoding these proteins:
- a CDS encoding DUF2969 domain-containing protein: MSKKDKKIAVELADSQVQVSGSPVTGYRLTIGKKSIGEIAEIDGKFAVIEKGEISIFFKSLEKAVENIIENYNLNH; the protein is encoded by the coding sequence ATGAGTAAAAAAGATAAAAAAATTGCTGTTGAATTGGCAGACAGTCAAGTACAGGTCAGCGGCAGTCCAGTGACTGGCTACCGCTTGACAATAGGTAAAAAAAGTATCGGCGAGATTGCAGAGATTGATGGTAAATTTGCTGTCATTGAAAAGGGCGAAATAAGCATTTTTTTTAAATCGCTGGAAAAAGCAGTTGAAAATATTATTGAAAATTATAATTTAAATCATTGA